GATGTTACATTCTTGGAATTTGACCATTTCTACTCCTCGGCATCACCCAATTCTTCTCTTCAGGGGGAGACACCAGAAGAAGAGTCGAATTGGTCGACATTTGACTGGTTCAAAGATATTGATATACCATCAACTGAAGCTTCTGGTGATTCTTGTCAAACTCAAACAGACCATATGAGTCCTGAAGTTGAAGTATCGGGATCCCCCCCCTCTCCAGTACTCAACGATCCATCTCCTGAGAATATCATTGAGGTAAGCTCTTCTATATCtcctgataataataataatggtgaTATCTCTGTTAGCTATGAATTACCTCACAGGCATAATCGGGGAAAACCACTGAAACGTTACTCTCCTGAAGAAGAGGATCATAGATCGAGGTATCCAGTTGCTAATTATGTCTCCATGAAGGACTTATCTGAACCCCTTAAGAAATTTGCAAATGAGCTATCTTCACACAGTGTACCTAGCAACGTTGAAGAGGCCATTGAAGACCCTAGATGGGTTCATGCTATGAATGAAGAAATGGAGGCATTAAACAAGAATGCAACATGGACTCTTGTCCCTTTACCAAAAGGAAAGAAACCAGTAGGGTGTAAGTGGGTTTTCTCCATCAAGTACAAAGCTGATGGGTCTATTGAAAGGTACAAAGCAAGACTAGTAGCTAAAGGCTTTACACAAACATATGGCGTAGACTATCAAGAAACCTTTTCTCCTGTTGCCAAGTTGAGCACTGTTAGAGTTCTTTTATCTCTTGCAGTAAATCTTGATTGGCCATTGCATCAGTTAGACGTGAAAAACGCCTTTCTCCATGGGCACTTGAAAGAAGAAATATATATGGATATCCCTCCGGGATACATGCCAAATTATGAGACTAAGGTGGTGTGTAAATTGCAACGCAGTTTGTATGGCTTGAAGCAATCTCCTAGAGCGTGGTTTGGGAGATTGAACCTGGCAATGAAAAAATATGGCTTCCAACAAAGCAACGTAGATCATACGCTGTTTTTGAAACACCGTCAAGGTAAGGTCACAGCTTTGATTGTGTATGTAAATGATATGATTATTACAGGAGATGACTCTGAGGAAATAGCAAAACTTCAAAAACAACTGGCAACCgaatttgagatgaaaaatCTAGGTGGACTCAAATATTTTCTAGGTATTGAAGTTGCTAGGTCGAAGAAAGGCATCTTTTTATCTCAACGAAAATATATCTTAGATCTCTTATCTGAGGTTGGGCTACTAGACTGTAAACCTGCAGATACTCCAATTGTCCAGAACCACCAACTTGGAGAATATCCAGACCAAGTGCCAACAAACAAAGGAAGGTACCAGAGATTGGTTGGCAAACTTATTTACTTATCTCATACACGACCTGATATAGCGTATGCGGTAAGTGTAGTAAGCCAATTTATGCACAACCCGAGTAAAGATCACATGGACGCGGTAATTCGAATCATGTGGTACTTGAAGTCCTCGCCTGGAAAAGGCTTGATGTTCACAAAGAATAATCATGTACAAGTTGAAGGCTATACAGACGCTGACTGGGCAGGAGATATCACCAACAGAAAATCCACCTCAGGCTATTTCACCTTTGTTGGAGGAAATTTGGTTACATGGAAAAGTAAGAAACAAAAGGTTGTAGCATTATCAAGTGCTGAAGCAGAGTTTCGAGGGATGGCAAAAGGTCTATGTGAGCTTCTTTGGCTTCGAAGACTGTTAATTGAAATTGGCTTTGCTTCGCATAGTGCGATGAATATTTTTTGTGACAACAAGTCTGCAATTGAAATTGCTCATAATCCGGTTCAACATGATCGAACAAAACACGTGGAAGTAGATCGACACTTTATTAAGCAAAATTTGGAGACCAAGATAATTCAATTTCCGTTTGTTAAATCTGAAGATCAATTAGCAGATATACTCACAAAAGCTGTATGTAGTAGAGACTTCTACAACGCACTTGACAAGTTGGGCATTCGAGATATCTATGCACcaacttgagggggagtgttggcGTTAGCTGTCAACAAAATTGTAGGAACTATAATAGGAATATagttattaattgttaattaccCTGATTTGGTTATAATTATCCTGATTTAGTTATAATTAGAAATAGGGTTTTCTGTGTATATAAATATAACCTATTTCCCTTTGTAAGAAATGATTGAAATATATGAAAAGATCATATCAGTTTTACACTTAGCATTAATCCAAGAGTCAGCAAACAGAAATAATAAGAACCTTAATTACAATTGGCCTTGCAGGTCCATCAAAAGGATCATCCTTTAACCGCACACTGTTATAATGCTCCCCATCATGATAAGACCTGGAAAAACATAGTAAACATAAAAACAACCAAATTCATATGCAAGCTCAAGACAATTATTTTGCATTGGTTTCCTTGGGAATTGTTATACCTTAAATCTTAATTACATGTATTATGCATAAATAGATTAACAGCACACAGGACAATATTACATGACATGGTCACCCCTAAAGAGATAAAATGATGTGATTAAgattagaaaatattaattactaaatACTCCAATCACATACTAATAAGAGCtgttagaaataataaataataggaTTGAAATCCTTGGCAAAATCAGTAACAGGATTTTTCATTCACAGACAATGATTGGATGTTCACTCCTTGACTTCAACAATGTTCCTTCAAACAATCTAACTGAATTATATCAGTTGCTACCAGATTCCTGAATCACATTCTATTATCATTTACCATATCTCATGTCTAAATAATCAGCATGCACTACAATTCTAGTACTCTATTCATGTGCGTGCGTGTGATTCTAAGGTGGTGGTTTTACTAATTGAATGGATGGTTTGAAAGCAAATGTCTCCTAATCATAAAAATGAAGACCCAGAGTCTACCAGCAAGTTGAAGATATAAACaatattaatcaaatataattttcagaCAAAATAGACAAAGCAGTGAAATTGCACATAATAACCATAGACACCATAGTACTTACAAATGGATCATACGAATTCCACGATCCCCAAAATTTCTTATGTACCACCGAGGGACATGTTCTGCAAAAGCACACCAATAAGAATAGGAATTTCAATTAACTTTAGAATGTATCAACATGCAAAGTATATCAAAGAAATTTTAGAAACAATTATCTGTATCTGAAAAATgtgtattttactattttcagTCTTCACATTAATGAACAAAGCTTGcgcaaattcaaaaacaaaataaaattgcatgGGACAAAGATGATAGAATGTAAACACTACAGCACATCCCAATCTTAATTTGTATAAAAGTATGAAAAATGAATATCTAACTAATCATCAATGACATGAACCATACAAAAATATGCGAGATTAGGGGAGGGAGTTaattatcttcaaggatgctgCTCACCCGATGAATGCATACATTACTACGCGTTACAGGAGAAGCTGCCTGCAATTCCATATGTCCAGCCCATGTACCATCAGTTTCCATAGATTTTAGGGTCGTTAACCTAATGTCAGTTTCAGCATAAAAATAACAAGATTGGCATTTCGTGTGCAAGTGAATATATCTAGTGTAGTAGTATGTAGAAGCACACACAACTGCTAGGTACTAGCTGAAGCAAATTAATACTCTATTATACACACACACGCGCACACAcaggcacacacacacacaatacaatacaaataatataataagtgAAAATGGATGCAAAGCATTCAAACTGACCTAAAGAAACAATTACCATCTGCAGTCACTTCAACAACGCATGAGCCCGGAGCATCCAACTGAGTCCGAAATTGAGAAGTATCAGCCTAATTTCCCTGCTTCTTAATCTGTCGCCAATAAATGGCAGGTCAACAACAGCTAAAGTATCCAAATAACATCTATTCCTAGAAGCACTACAAGCTTACTGTTGGATTTGTCACTtaatataatgatatataagaactatcaacaataacaataacaacaaaaacctTATCCCACCAAGTGAGAATATATAGGAGGtatcattattataaattttcaaaagagTTAAATTAATAGTGAATACAACAAGAGTTATTTGACAAGTGAAGGAATTTACTCTACTTCTAATCCTATCATTCTACAActaaaagaggtaaaataacaattatgatATTCTTCATTGATACCATGACATCATGATCACACAAGTATATATATGGACAAATACTCACAATCTCCGGCAAATTTCTTAAAAGGAGCTACTTTTCAAAACTATTTCCGCAAATGGTGCTGTTTTGGAACTTATTCCTTCATGGGTCTGTTTTTTACGTAAATTGCATGGAAATCGCCAGCCCCATTGGCGAGTTTGGGCTGGCGTCAACATGTGGCACTGGTCTCGCTAGTCTCACTGGCGATTTGACCATGCATGGGACTCGCCAATTTGACTGGCGAGTTGCGCTAGGGGGAGCTTTTTTCCAGGCTAGGGTTGCAGGCATGTGTAGCAGAAGAAGAGTAGGGTGCAGTGAGCATCAGCTAGTGGCACTGGCGAGTTGCGCACTGATATAGCCATTGGCGATGGCGAGATCATCAACTTTAATTAGGCACTCTTCTTCCACATTTGTTGTGCGTTTTAAAAATTgcccaatttttaaaattgtttgctATCCGATTTTTATAATTGCTGAACCTTTTGTTCTTCAAGTCAGCCTTCAAGGTATAAAGTTCGTAATAAAATGTGTGTggcatgaaattaaattttacgaagtaatttttttttacgacggaaaaaagtttgaatgtgaagtttttattataatttttttaattaagttgtattttttttaattaaatttgtgagggTTGAAGTAAaagtctatttaaaaaaaattgtctcgtcatatttatttgaagaaaatatctAGAGTCGGAAAATTGTTTTGAATATGAAGTTTGTAGTCATTTTATAATTACattaggttggtgttgatgTTGTGTTACTgtcttaaaaatttatgagcCTTCTTTGAAGTGTGtttaaaatccaaaatttttgtggcatcatatttatttgaagtaagtattttgagtgtgaaatttttttaaatatgaagttgttgtatttttttaattagattaggttgggGTGTTCATGGTTTTATtgtgtgtgttaaaaatttatgagcCTTGAACTTCAACcctgtttaaaataaaaaatttatttggcatcatatttatttgaagtaagtattttgagtgcagacaaaattttcaatatgaagtgtgtagtattttttaattagattagcttGCTGTTGATGTTTTGTTCGTGTgactttataataataatttggttGATGCTttgtaatgtaattaaaatgtcTACTTTGAAAGCGTTCCTTTGTTCtgccttttttaatttttactttttacttttaagtttgtgacatcatatttaattaatgacctttatttatttttaagttattattgttaagattaattacTACCTTTTGCTTCGTTGATGgattattttgcttttaaaattaGTACCTTCAAATCGTTCAACTGTTTTAAGTCTCTTTCGTCATATTTAGttgaagttaataatttttatttagaataaaGTTTTAATGTGAAGTTTCAGTAAAGAGGTTTTTTGtgattagatttatttattttgaatttattattattatgattaattatttacaatAGTGTTTTTGTCTGTACATGATGAATTCAATTATAACAGtattgtatttcaatggaagggtatatgaagagaatgatggtgtaatatttgaaggtagTAAAAAaacgattcagattaaacgtggaattagtttcaatgctttgaaaaaaatttggagataaggtaaagttagtaaataatgaaattatttctgctatcaattgtagatttttagtttctggaaaatatgttgctttgcaaatttgtgatgacaaaGATGTTGAAACCATGctcgaaagttttcaacaacaaaatcaaatgtCAGTTttggaattgtacatagaaaaggatgtgacTGGTGGTTCTATGTTTTATTCTGCAAATTCTCTTACATCATGcggaaataatttatctaataatgagGCACAACCGCCAACAAATGTGAGCAACTTACatggtgatgaagatgatgatgatgattatcttgtgtctaattcatacgttgaagagtctttagatgaagatgatagtgttgatggtatatctgatacagacgatgaagtcaccgacataattcaaccagtaagaattgttcacccaacagaaggtataatttattaaataaaaaataggtgaataaatttatcatttgatgtcaattgtatttaatgttaaataagtatgatttgaattttttttgaactattaggtgtacaaggaattgaaaatccattttggagtgatgctTTGTATTATAACAATATCGACTGGAGTCATCTTGATGAGGAAGACATTTGTGATTTGGAGATGTCATCGAGTTTTAATGTtggacaagaattatatgttggcatggattttgatactaaagatgcggtaaaaaaatgcactgaaacaatatgttatgaaggtaCATCAAActttcaaagttgttgaaagcaaatcgaacaagtatgttgtttgttgcttgaataaaagCACAGAGTGTCCTTGCCCGttctatatgagggcaattttatctaaaaaaaactaattcatggaaagtcacacaatggggttgaccacacacatgtctcaatatgaccatgacacaagatcacgagaagcttgattcgaatttaattgccacttgtgtagtaggtacgtattttatgttcatattatgctACTTTTGCGttaattgtcattttaattttgttattttattaaccgGCATGATCaaagaagatccatcaataaaagtttctttgattcaaggaaggattaacagtgaatttgcctacaaggtgtcgtacaaaaaagcttggttggcaAAGCAAAAAGCCATTGCacttgaatatggcgattgggaagagtcatatgcgaaactttcgttgtggctaacacacatgcaaaatcattctcgtggatcatattttcaaatactacatgacgattttattgttGGGAACACGGTTAGTCGCAAACATCGTCAATTTCAAAGAGTGTTTTGGACTTTTGGTTAATGTAAGGaggctttcaagttttgtaagccaatcatacaagttgatggCACACATTTGTATGGAAAATACCAGGGGACCCTCTTAGTGGCCACATTACAAGATGAaaatggtggtgtccttcctctagcattcgccgtGGTCGAAGGTGAGACGTTAACAGCGTgatcatggtttttggcacacttgcgtgaacacgtcacagataaaaatggtatttgtctcaTCTGATAgtcacgcgagtataaagtctgtTGTGGCTAatgaagcacttggttggcaacctccccacggttatcatgtttACTGCGTTCGACACATAGCAAACAATTTCAATCGCaaattcaataatgccaaacaaaaagaaatgttgaagaaattaagTAAGATTTCATTTATCATGGTCACGTAAATTTAAGTTTCATGTATACTTCAAATTATTGTTGCTAACTAATTTCATGCAggctacactccttgcaagcatatttttttttatcaaaatttagaaaaattccGTCAACTGAGTCACaccatagcaacatggattgatcgcatttcaaaggaaaaatggatcaTGGCTTATGATAGAGAAGGACGTCGATATGAACACATGACAACgaacctctcagaatgtataaataaggtattgaaggattgtcgcaacataCTGATAACAGCGTTGGCCAAATCAACATAtagtaggtgtcgaaagtactttgttgatcaTGGacgccaagcccaaagacagttaaatgaaggacaagtatattgttctaagcttgttaaagaacttagaaaaaatcaagaacaagcttgttcacacatcgttcgcgtgtatgatatccacccaacaaggtttgaagtagaggagaccttcaatcctataacacaacgtggcggacaaaagtggacagttaacttgaatggtcattattgtcaatgcaGAAAGTATTTTgtgcttcactatccatgttcacacattattgcagcttgtggttacgtgagcatgaactactaccaatatatagatgttgtttacacaaatgagcacatcttaaaagcttactcagcacaatggtggcctcttgggaatgaagcggctatTTCTCTTTCTAATgacgcatggacacttatccctgacccaactacaattcgtaCGAAAGGTCGGCCATAATCAataaggataaggaatgagatggattggctcgaaccatctgagcaccgacaaaaatgtagtagatgtgggGCAGAAGGGCACAACAGGCGtcgatgtccaatgcaatctgaccgCGGGAGttgttcatttaattgatttatgtatgttacacGAGTGACTTGTATTGGTTTAAATTCTCTTCAATGTATTTACTTTGTGGTCTTCAATGAAATCGTTAGTTAGAAACTTTacttattttggtttgtgtagtttagttatttttttaacattacttATTTTGGAATGTAGCAGTCTCTCAATGGCTTGTGTAGTTTAACCCTAAGCCCTATGCACAAAACCCTAACCCAAGAACCATAACCCTAAACGCTAACCCTAATtcccacatttggattaagatgcacatacctccgattgatttaattttgtaatcgatggcgctgcacatctctctatataaaaaaGCAAGCacggtaggtccccgtgcatacgtgctgcactgtccaaagtcacgtaaaaattaCAGGTACCTTAGGGAAACTTTGCTACtgcttttatcaacaaataggacacctcctatgaatctaaggatccatgcacgggtaaacctttgCAGTTGTTGTACGTCACCGTCATGGTTATTTAATTGTGAAAAATGTTGAGCCAACCAATTTAATTTAACCACACTGCCTTGAAGTTCACCTTCCAATGGTCTGACTCCTAATAATTCTTCACACAAATCATCCCATTCAAGATTTGTTGGACCAATTAATGGTGCTCCATCAACATAGAGACCTAATAATACCGAgacatcttgaagagtaatcgtacactctccgcatctcatgtgaaacgtaTGTGTTTCAGGCCTTCATCTTTTAATCAAGGCACTAATTAATGccgcatttatttttaagtatcccATCTTCATTATCCAGTAAAAACCACATTGCCGAAGTAGAGGAATAATTTCCTCTGGTATTTCTTCTTCCCCTTGATACATGGGGACAACTCATCTGATGTGTAATTTCTGATCTTCTTtctcattccaaacatgttctgaaacatgcttagCTTGCATCCATAATACGTCACCATCAATCGGGTCAgacttaatttgtatatttgatgTACATGACGATGAAGATGTCATTGatattgcaaaataaaatataatataataaattcacaaaaaaatttatacattacttgtaaagaaaaaaattaactacatttacaaaaaattaattaaatatatataccacataattaaaatttgaataaataacagaatatatatatttgaataacaaaatatattatacaaataacaaaatttaaatatattttataaataaattaaattacgtgcaaacataaatttaattaaataacataatttatatatttgcggccaaaaattaaaacaatatatatacaaaattacaacaaacTAAGGTATCATATAActagcatacaaaatttaaataacatagttattatttaaatatatttaaataataacttaCACTAcctataaactaaaatattttagataccCACCAagcacaaaatttaaatatataacataatttaaatataaaaaattttttaaatatataaaacatgatttaaatatatttcataaataaattaaattacatgcaaacacaaatttaaataaataacataatatatatatatataatatatatatatatatatatatatatatatatatatatatatatatatatatatatacaaaattaatacaagGTATCATATAACTAACCTACcatagaaaatttaaatatttttaactaaaactaAACCTAACGTACAAAACTAATATCATTTAAAACtataactaaaactaaacctACCGTAAATAACTTAAATTATCAAACTAAACCTAATTTAccatttaaaactaaaactaagtaaacacaaatttaaataaataacataatatatatttacggacaaaaattaatacaatatatatacaaaattaatacaatgTATCATATAACTAACCTAgcatagaaaatttaaatatatttaactaaaacTAAACCTAACATACAAAACTagtatcatttaaaattaaaactaaaactaatatcatttaaaactataactaaaaataaacctATTGTACAAAACTTAAATTATCAAACTAAACCTAATTTAccatttaaaactaaaactaaggtAAGATAGAAAACTAATAACTTACACTACTAATTTACTATATCTAAAACTctatacaaattttataatatctaaaataactaatttaattatcagaatacaaacaattaaacaaataaaaaaaattaaacaaacttacCAAGTTTTGAGAAAACTGGAAGTGGAAGAACACGTTCTCCTTCTGGGAAAACTTCACTCCAACACCAACAACAACTGCTTCTTTCTTGCGTTTAAGTGAATGCTCATTTACGGGGAAGGGATTTATGGACCTCAAATCGCCACTGAAGCCTACGATTTCCTCCAACCAAATCGCCAGTCAAACCTGCGATTTCCGCTTGCAGCACCCTACACTGCACCCTGCTTTTCTTCTATTACGCCTGCAACCCTAGCCTGGAAAAAAGCTCCCCCTAGCATaactcgccagtcaaactggcgagtcCCATGCATGGTCAAATTGCTAGTGAGACTGGCGAGACCAGTGCCACGTGTCGACGCCAGCCCAAACTCGCCAATGGGGCTGGCGATTTCCATgcaatttatgtaaaaaatagaCCCATGCAGGAATAAGTTCCAAAACAACATCATTTGcaaaaatagttttgaaaagTAGCCCCTTTTGGGAAATTTGCCCACAATCTCCTTTAACAGAAATATAACAAACTCCTAGAATCTGCTTCAGTGTTGTCAATAGTGGATAGCAGAAAATCGCAAAAAGCTGAAAATCCACTATAGAATATAGCAGATAGTGTCACAGCCACATAACGGAGGACACATGGCGAttgaaatagaatatatataacaattaaatatgtattaaaaaaagcatgctatatgaaaaaaaaactggacaaacattaacataatatcatctcaaaatttaaattgttcaaGACAAAATATGTTCATTCTCCTCTGCCCCTTCTCCAATATGATCAAAAAATGCTATAAATAGCTGAAAGCTAATTAGCTAAACATGTCCTAGTGAGGcacataatcaaaataaactaaaatctaaTTAGCTAAACAAGTCCCAATAAAGCATATAGTCAAAAAAAGCTAAAAGCATACACAACTTTTTCCTTGTCCTCGAGTACAATATTTCCATCCAGGATTAGTGCTAGTAGGATTTGATGATCCCTCATTTGCCatactatgatttttttaaaaatcagaaTAATAAGAAGGTTGGGATGAAGAAGAAGGGGGAGtattaaacaaaagaaagaaaaaaaaagttgttaccTTCCCTGTAAAAAAAAGAGGTTGgacgaaggagaagaagaagcctACGTGGTGACCAAGAAGGCTAcatggtgacaaatgagaactGTTGGGCCCAAGTCCATAAGTAAAAGGTAAAAAG
This genomic interval from Glycine max cultivar Williams 82 chromosome 5, Glycine_max_v4.0, whole genome shotgun sequence contains the following:
- the LOC113001662 gene encoding OVARIAN TUMOR DOMAIN-containing deubiquitinating enzyme 7-like, which codes for MRMNPKRNCINGDDTFRVHHAGRGNRVRMDVDLGFSGDLRSINPFPVNEHSLKRKKEAVVVGVGVKFSQKENVFFHFQFSQNLLDAPGSCVVEVTADGNCFFRLTTLKSMETDGTWAGHMELQAASPVTRSNVCIHRVSSPRWYIRNFGDRGIRMIHLSYHDGEHYNSVRLKDDPFDGPARPIVIKADADLSVPSHQTKVVDNKPHGRAGREAFQPGSIRMVMAGTGCENAEKVEQILEQVNGDVDAAIEFLIAEQRTEECSANSDSLPSQANTHSNVFLYNKCILYFLLYC